The genomic DNA TCCACACATGCTGGAACCCATCACTCCGGTGCCGATCCAGCCGATTTTTGTTTTGCCAGGAACGATTTCAGAAACTGCCATGGAATTTTCTTTCTTTTCTTCAGGTGCTAAGCAATGAATCTATTCAGAACAGATTACAAAATCCAGCCGCCGCCTAGAACGCGGTCGTCATCATAGACGACCAGTGCCTGTCCGGGGGCGACGCCAAATTGTGGGTCGTCGAAGTCGACACGGATACGGTCGTCTCCAATTTCGTGGACGGTACATTTTCCCGGTGTGTGTTGGTAGCGAATTTGGGCGGTCCCGGTGAGCGGGAACTTCAAATCCGGCTTTAACCAATTGACCCGGTTGGCTTCGAGTGAACTTCTTCCCAATTCTTCCTTTGTCCCAATCACAACTCGCTTTGTTTCTGCTTCGATTCGTACAACGAATCGTGGATCTCCAAAAGCAACTCCCAAGCCTCGACGTTGACCGATCGTGAAGTTCTGGTAGCCCTCGTGTTGCCCAACAACGTTCCCGGCAGTGTCGACAAGTTCCCCAGCTGTTTCTTGCGGACCACGGAAGTCGTTTAAGAAGCGAGAATAGTCGTTGTCTGGGATGAAGCAGATTTCTTGAGAATCAGGTTTGTTGGCTGTCCGGATTCCGGCTTTGGCAGCCAGCTCACGAAGTTCGCTCTTCTGGTATCCCCCAACCGGAAACAGGATTTTATCGAACAGGTCTCGCTGAGTTCCAAACAAGACGTAAGACTGATCCTTCCCCGGATCGAGACCACGAAACAGCCCCGGTCGATCTTCTCCTTCAACCGGTAGCAACTGTGCGTAATGTCCGGTGGCGATATGGTCTGCACCGACTTGCTGTGCGAAGTCCCAGAGCTTGCCAAACTTCAACCAGATATTGCACATGACACACGGATTGGGAGTGCGGCCAGCGAGATACTCGTCTGCGAAGTATTCTTTGATTTGGTCGAAACCATCGCTGAAATTCAATGCGTGGAAAGGGATGTCCAAGCTATCCGCAACACGCCGTGCATCTGCGGCATCGGAGGCACTACAACATCCTTGCTTATGGGCTTTCGCAGAAACGATTGGGATTCCGCCGATTCCGGTTTCGCAAGTGTCGTCCGTCGCCCCTGAGCGCATGAACAGGCCGATCACATCGTAACCCTGTTCTTGTAAGAGCCAGGCTGATGCGGAACTATCGACTCCTCCACTCATGGCGAGTACAACACGCGGCATTTGAGATTGTTTCTCCGTATAGAAAGATATGAGACGTTACGATCGACTCAAGGGTCTGGGATGAGCCGGTCCAAAATATTGGTTCTGAGGTCAGAAAGCTTGGGAGCCAGCTTCACTATGCTGGTTTCCCGAGAGGTTTTGAATCTGGTATCTTATGGTCCGGCAGCCTGAATTTGTAGATGCGGGCTGAAATCTCTTTCTCTGGAATTCATGCTGTGTCGAGCAATTCATTGAAAACGTTTAAGAATAACTTGGGATTTTTGTTGCAACTCGCAGCGTTAACTCTGCTTCCACTCGTCATTTTGCGTCAGTTGAGCACTGGATTTCAACTCTTATGGATGCCAGCTCTCACGATGTTGGGGATTGTGCTATTCATGCTGGGGCAATGGTTAAGAGAGCCCGAATGACATTGAGACCATCGAAATTTGCAGATTCCACGCAATGTCTCAGCCCTCTCTGTGCTTGCCAGGGAACTCTTTTTCAGGCTCGTTTTCTTGCAGTTGCGGTGCTTTTCTTCGTTATTCAGACGAATTTGACGGCACAAGTGATTCGGAATCAACTTCAAGTTTCGTCGAACATCAATGCGAATGCTGAGCGACTTTTTACCGGAATTCTGCTCGATCTTGAAGCGAACGATCACAATCGGGTCGCAGAGGATCTCCAAAAGTTGCGCAGCGAATTCGCTGGAATCATGGTCCCAGTCGCTTCGCATCAACAAATCGAAGCGAGCTTGCTGGCAGACTTCTTGACTCAGCACATTTCAGAAGCTTCTTCATCGCTGAGCGAAACTCCCGTTTCAGATGAAACGATCATTGAGTCCGACGGGTTTGAGTTGTGGCGTCTGTTACTTACGAGCCGAACCAATCCAGAGACGCTTTTGAGTGTCGGGGATCGACAGTGGAAAGAGGGGAGGATTTCAATCGCCAAAAGGTGTTGGAGAATCGCACGAACGGAGACCGCAGTTTTCTTGCCCGTTCAACAACGCTTGGCGCCGGAGACTTTTGCTGAGATTTCGAAACGTGAGATTGTGGCTGAGATGCTCACTGGTCATTTTCGCGAAGCGACCTCAAAACTCCAACGGCTTCAAAACGTCTCTCCCGATGTTTCAGGACGCGTCGCAGGAGAGGAGGGGAATCTTGCAGAGTTGTTGAATCAGCAAATGCAATCGTTGAGGCAGGGGCCGCCTGAAGCGTTTTTGCAGTTGGACAAGTTGATGCCGATTAAGTCTGTTCGTTTCAGCCTTGAGAAACAGGCATGGTCCGTCGAGATGACAAGAGGAGCCTCGCGAGGAAAGGCTGTTCGCCCAATTTTCTGGAACGATCTTTTGCTTCTGCATGACGCCAACGGGCTTCGAGCACTCAATAAAACGACAGGCCAATCAGCATGGCCAGTGGATGAAAATGACGATGGTTTTCTGTTCGAGACAGCAGCAGATCGCCCAAGCCGTGATCGATCACAAATGGCTATTGCGAGAGGGGCTCTGCACGAAAATATTCTCTATGTTTGTACCGGGCATTCCGGTTCTGTAAACGACGGAAATTTGGCCCCCTCAGAGAAATCACGAGTTTCGGCATTCAACTTGGAAGCAGAAGGTCGACTCGATTGGACCGTTGCAGCGGACTCACTTCCCGGTTTTGGCCCTGATCGTCAGCTGCTTTTTACCGGTTCGCCTGTAATCGTTCAGGACCAGCTTCTTCTCCCTGTTCGTTCGCTCTCTCCTGGTTCGCAACTACAAATCGCTTGTTTGAATCAGGCAGATGGATCAGTTCAATGGATTCGTGACGTCGCTGCAAATTTGCAAGTTCCGGATGCGAGAGCGGTCTCATTTGATGATCACATCATTCGATCCGAAGGTTGCCTGCTCTGGTTGATTGATGGGGAAACTCTTTGCTGCATTCACGAACGTTCCGGGCAGGTCCAATGGATTTCGGGGATCGACCCAACTTCAAGAATTGTCAGTCCTGGATTTTCAGGAGAGAGAAGTTGCTTCGCCTCAGAGGGTGTCGTCTATTGTGCCACTCGAAACGGCGTAGCTGCCTTTGATCTGTATTCGGGTTCGCTGTTATGGGAGCAATTTCTTGCTGAACCTCCACAACAGGTGCTTGGACTCAATGACGGTTTGCTTGTCTTGTCGACGCCGGGGATGATGGCCCTCGATTGCTTTACAGGGCGAGTCGAATGGAAACAGCCGGGATCGACGTTGCCTTCACATTCCAATCAGGGAGAACTCATCGGGAGAACGGTTCTGTGGCCTCGATCGTCCGAAATTTGGACACTCGATGCTCAAACTGGAAGGCTTCTTCAACGAGACCAGTATCAAAAGCTGACTGGACAACTTGCCCATGGCCTCATGCTTTCGGGGAAAAAACTCTACATCGATGAGGGGGATCGGTTTTCGGCAATTGAAGTCGATACAAGAATGCTCGAAGTCCCGCGCTGACCTTCGGGCGAATATTCCGAAATGCGTTCTTCACAGACCGATGGTAGAGGGAGCTGCTTTAAGAGGTTTCTGCATCTGCGAATGGATCGAGAATTCCACCGGTTGGCTTCGGTTGATTGCTGGCACTGCTTTCGGAATCCGGGTTTTCAACAGGTTTCGCTTCTTGCTGATCTTCAGAGACAGGCTGATCATCGGCAGCGACGAGTCGGACCACAACGCGAGTCCCATTCGTCGAGACGACTTCGATCGGCACACCGGACTCGATGCTGAATCCTTCACCAATGGCATGCAGCCGTTCTCCGTTCACTTGAACGAGCCCTCCCGGTGTGAGCGGGCTGAGAGCAGTTCCTCGCTGACCAATCAACTCCTGTAGGTGTTCAATCTCTCGCTGATACGGAGTCACTTCCTCAGTGGATGGGGCAGCCAGCAGCACACGATTTCCGAAATTTGTATTGTTCAGTAAATAGTACACTCCAGAAATCGTGATCGGGATGAGCGCCAGGAATGTGACCACGTAGATCCGCCAATACAACGGATTGACGTCAGCCCAGGCCCTGTACGCAAAAATTGCAGATCCCAAAAAAGAACATGCACACAGCACACCTACGATTCCGCCTGTTGGGAGCAATAATTCCACTCCCAAAAGAACAAACCCGATGAGCATCAATACAAATGTCAGTGTTTGGTCATCCATAGTCGAGTTGCTGTCTCCAAAGTCTGAGAAGGCAGCCAACCAAATACCGAGTTGGCTCAAATCCATTCTACCTTGAAGACAACCATCGGCAATACTTTCACTGGTTGTTTCGGCCCCGAAGGCGAAAGCTCAGCTTTTTCATCTCTCATGATGTTGAAATCAGAGCGAATGAATGGGTGTTCTGACCAGTGGATTCACCCACTAAGGCAGTTTGCTCTATCGAGTGCCTGTGAAGAACGCATTTCTCTAACAAAAATGATGTTCGCCACGAGGCAGATCCTGCAAACCAATTCGAAAGATGCTCTATCGTTCTATTCGAAATACGATTTTGACCAACTGAGGAGCTCTTGTTGCGAGGCGTAGCCGGTACGGGACTTTTTGAGGCGGCCATCTTTGAACAGAAAGATCCGCGGAATTCCGCTGACTCCGTAGTGTTTTGCGAGGTGTGGTTTTTCCTCGATATCGATCTCGACAACGTCCAGTTTCCCGGAATAACGACTTCGTAACCGGGCCAGTTCAGGGTCCATTGCTCGGCATGGACCGCACCAGTCCGCTCCGAATTTCACAATGACCGGTTTCTGGTTTTCAATGACTCGAACTTGAAACCAGAAATCATCTGGTGGAGTCGTGAACGCGTAGCGCAGCGAAGGAAGCGCCAGTCCGAACAGAATAGCGACGAGAATCAAGGCGGGATGAGCCCGCGTGTTTCCAGAATACATCATCAAAACCAGTTTGGAATGGGGGCAACACATTCCAAACATAGTTTGTGGTTTTACATGATGAGCAGGCTATTTTCGTTGTTCGCAAAAAAATCCTGAGAGGCTGAAAAACGCGAACAACACCTCAATGACCATTGTCACTGATTGCAACTGTTGATCGCGGGGCATCTTTGAAAAGAGATACGCGACCTGTCTTTTGGAGGCTTCGTCATCGCGGAGAAGGAATGAACAGCCTCTGGCAAGACTGCTCAAAACGTTCTGATTCACCCGAATTTCGATGATTTGGTCTCGGATTGCTTGAGCGAGAGCATTTTCGGAAATGATAGACGGGCTCTGTCTCGTGGAGTTCAGTGGTTTTTCTGGTAGAATCATTTCACTACGGGCACGAAAGTGCTTGAATGACGACTTCTTTCGGAAACCTTTCCCGTGGAGTGTTTCCTCAGTATTGATGAGGTCGGATTCAGGTTTTGGATCAAATTTCAATCTCAATTCAAAATTCAAAAGGTCGTTTCGTGGTTCGAGTCGCAATTATTGGAGGAACAGGTTACACGGCATTAGAAGTGATGCGGTTGCTGCATCGACATCCTCAGGCAGAAGTGAAGGTTGTCTCCAGCCGGTCCGAATCAGGTCCCGTCTCTTCGGTTCATACTTCGCTGTCAGGCATGTTTGATTTTAACATGACCAATCCTTCGGTCACTGAAATCGCGGAACTGGCAGATGTGGTTTTCTGTTGCTTACCACACAAGGCGAGCATGGATGCGATTCCGAGCCTGCTCTCTGCCGGTTTAAAGGTTGTCGATCTTTCCGCGGACTATCGCCTGAGTGATCCGAGTGTCTATGAGAAATGGTATGGGCACGTACACACGGACCCGACTCGACTTGGGAACACCGTGTACGGACTGCCGGAACTGTATCGTGATCGCATCAAAGGGCAGGACTTGATTGCAAACCCGGGATGTTACACCAGCACCTCGATTCTGGCACTTGCTCCATTCGTCAGTGGCGGACTGATCGAGCCTTCTTCAATTATTATTGACGCAAAGAGTGGCGTTTCCGGAGCTGGAAGAGCTCCAAAGCTCGGGACGTTGTACGCGGAATGTAATGAGAGCTTCTCTGCATATGGAGTCGGAACACATCGACACATGCCGGAAATTGAACAGATCCTCAGTGATGTTTCCAGCGAGAATGTTGAAGTGCTGTTTACACCCCATCTGGTTCCCATGGACCGTGGAATCTTTGCCACAATTTACGCCACACCGAAGGCAGAGCTGACGGAGAAGCAGGCCATCGAGTCCCTGCGAGAATTCTACAGCGGGAACCCATTTGTAAGAGTGGTCTCGCACTTGCCCAAAACGAAAGACGTCGCATACACCAATTATTGCGATATCACTGCCCGAGTTGTGAAGGGTCGCTTGATGATTTTGGCGGTTCTCGACAACATGATAAAAGGCGCGGCTGGTGTTGCGGTCCAGAATTTCAATTTGATGTGCGACTTCGACGAAACAACCGCGCTGTTGTAATCTCGACAATTCAAATCAGGATCAAGTTCGATGAGTGAACCGACAGAGAGTGCGTTCGAACAGGAGCGGGAAATTGTCGAGAAGCTCAGGTCCAGTCGACAGCAAATTCGAAATGAGTTGAGCAAGATCATCGTCGGGCAGGACGAGGTCATTGAACAGGTGCTCATCACTCTCTTTGCGGGGGGGCACTGTTTGATCACAGGTGCTCCCGGGTTGGCGAAGACATTGCTCGTCAATTCCATTTCAAAGATCTTCCATCTTGAATTTCGGCGAATCCAGTTCACCCCCGACTTAATGCCCGCAGACATTACGGGAACGGAAATTCTTGAGGAGAACGCGGAAGGACAACGGCAACTCAAGTTTGTGAAAGGCCCGATTTTCGCCAACGTCATCCTGGCAGATGAAATCAATCGGACACCTCCCAAAACACAGGCAGCCCTGCTGGAAGCGATGCAGGAACACCAGGTGACCGCTGCGGGAGCTGCTTACGCATTAGAGGAACCGTTCTTTGTTCTGGCGACGCAAAACCCCATTGAGATGGAAGGAACTTATCCACTCCCAGAGGCGCAACTCGACCGGTTCATGCTCAACGTCGTGATCAATTATTTGCCAATCGAAGATGAAGTTGCCGTTGTTGAGCGGACAACCACCGGAACCCCGGCAACGATCGAGCCCCTCTTTACAGGTGAGGATGTTCTGGCGTTTCATCAAGTGGTCCGGACCGTTCCGGTCGCTAAAGAGTTGATTGAATATGCCGTCAAAATTACGGCGGCCTCTCGACCGGGACAGTGTGGCACGTCAGATTTTGTGAACAAGTATGTCAGCTGGGGAGCGGGAACCAGAGCATCGCAATATCTCATTCTGGCAGCCAAGGCCCGGGCGCTGCTGAACGGCCGATCACACGTCAACGTTGAGGATATTCGGTCCATTGCTCACCCGGTACTGCGTCACCGCGTCTTGCTGAACTACAAGGCAGAAGCCGAAGGGACATCCGTCGAGGAAGTGATCACTCAAATCATGGACTCGATCGCGACGCCAACAGGCTAGGGGGGCTTCGATTAAGTCTTGAGTGTCCATTCTAGAGCATCTTTCGAATTGGTGTAGAGGTTCTGCTTCGCGGCGAACAGTCCATGAAGTCATGAAAGTGAACTTCTCGGGCGCCAACGAAAATCGGGAATGTTTGGGCTTATGATTTTAGCCAACCCTTTCGCCAAAAGTAGCAGAGTAGCCCAAAGCCGATGAAGCCCATCACCATTAATGCGAAAGGGTAACCGTAGTACCATTCCGTCTCAGGCATATTCCATTCAGAAGCGCCCCGGTCGAAATTCATTCCATAAACGCCAGCGACAAAACTCATGGGCATGAAAATTGTGGCGAAGATTGTCAGCGTTTTCATCACTTCATTCTGTCGGGCACTCATTTCTGAAAGATGTAAATCTCGAAGATTTGTGCATTGGTCTCGAAACGATTCTGCGACATCAATGAGCTGAATCGTATGGTCATAGCAATCGCGAAGGTAAACCTGCGTTTCTGATGAGACGAGTTCATGGTCTTGTCGAATCAATGTTTGAACTGCTTCGCGATGTTGCCAGGCATGCTTGCGAATGCGGAGTAAGTCTCTGCGGATTTGATAGACCTGGTCCATTTCTCCTTCCTGATTCAAGATTTGCTCTTCGATGAATTCGAGCTTCATTCCGAAATCTTCCAGGCGTGGAAAATACCCGTCAATGATGGCGTCGAT from Thalassoglobus polymorphus includes the following:
- the mnmA gene encoding tRNA 2-thiouridine(34) synthase MnmA, whose protein sequence is MPRVVLAMSGGVDSSASAWLLQEQGYDVIGLFMRSGATDDTCETGIGGIPIVSAKAHKQGCCSASDAADARRVADSLDIPFHALNFSDGFDQIKEYFADEYLAGRTPNPCVMCNIWLKFGKLWDFAQQVGADHIATGHYAQLLPVEGEDRPGLFRGLDPGKDQSYVLFGTQRDLFDKILFPVGGYQKSELRELAAKAGIRTANKPDSQEICFIPDNDYSRFLNDFRGPQETAGELVDTAGNVVGQHEGYQNFTIGQRRGLGVAFGDPRFVVRIEAETKRVVIGTKEELGRSSLEANRVNWLKPDLKFPLTGTAQIRYQHTPGKCTVHEIGDDRIRVDFDDPQFGVAPGQALVVYDDDRVLGGGWIL
- the argC gene encoding N-acetyl-gamma-glutamyl-phosphate reductase encodes the protein MVRVAIIGGTGYTALEVMRLLHRHPQAEVKVVSSRSESGPVSSVHTSLSGMFDFNMTNPSVTEIAELADVVFCCLPHKASMDAIPSLLSAGLKVVDLSADYRLSDPSVYEKWYGHVHTDPTRLGNTVYGLPELYRDRIKGQDLIANPGCYTSTSILALAPFVSGGLIEPSSIIIDAKSGVSGAGRAPKLGTLYAECNESFSAYGVGTHRHMPEIEQILSDVSSENVEVLFTPHLVPMDRGIFATIYATPKAELTEKQAIESLREFYSGNPFVRVVSHLPKTKDVAYTNYCDITARVVKGRLMILAVLDNMIKGAAGVAVQNFNLMCDFDETTALL
- the corA gene encoding magnesium/cobalt transporter CorA — protein: MNKLIRKIRIPNPKRVFHRRTTPATAPGTVTSIEGETETFIRQIYFEKEKITDVELDSAKDIMDPTDKPGVLWVDIIGVGDGELVEEVGRQFGLHPLALEDVVHTHQRSKCDDYGSRLYFVVKMLTNHESLSSEQVSLFLGPNFVISFQEKKGDCFDPIRDRIRNHSRIRGRRPDYLFYALIDAIIDGYFPRLEDFGMKLEFIEEQILNQEGEMDQVYQIRRDLLRIRKHAWQHREAVQTLIRQDHELVSSETQVYLRDCYDHTIQLIDVAESFRDQCTNLRDLHLSEMSARQNEVMKTLTIFATIFMPMSFVAGVYGMNFDRGASEWNMPETEWYYGYPFALMVMGFIGFGLLCYFWRKGWLKS
- a CDS encoding outer membrane protein assembly factor BamB family protein — its product is MTLRPSKFADSTQCLSPLCACQGTLFQARFLAVAVLFFVIQTNLTAQVIRNQLQVSSNINANAERLFTGILLDLEANDHNRVAEDLQKLRSEFAGIMVPVASHQQIEASLLADFLTQHISEASSSLSETPVSDETIIESDGFELWRLLLTSRTNPETLLSVGDRQWKEGRISIAKRCWRIARTETAVFLPVQQRLAPETFAEISKREIVAEMLTGHFREATSKLQRLQNVSPDVSGRVAGEEGNLAELLNQQMQSLRQGPPEAFLQLDKLMPIKSVRFSLEKQAWSVEMTRGASRGKAVRPIFWNDLLLLHDANGLRALNKTTGQSAWPVDENDDGFLFETAADRPSRDRSQMAIARGALHENILYVCTGHSGSVNDGNLAPSEKSRVSAFNLEAEGRLDWTVAADSLPGFGPDRQLLFTGSPVIVQDQLLLPVRSLSPGSQLQIACLNQADGSVQWIRDVAANLQVPDARAVSFDDHIIRSEGCLLWLIDGETLCCIHERSGQVQWISGIDPTSRIVSPGFSGERSCFASEGVVYCATRNGVAAFDLYSGSLLWEQFLAEPPQQVLGLNDGLLVLSTPGMMALDCFTGRVEWKQPGSTLPSHSNQGELIGRTVLWPRSSEIWTLDAQTGRLLQRDQYQKLTGQLAHGLMLSGKKLYIDEGDRFSAIEVDTRMLEVPR
- a CDS encoding AAA family ATPase yields the protein MSEPTESAFEQEREIVEKLRSSRQQIRNELSKIIVGQDEVIEQVLITLFAGGHCLITGAPGLAKTLLVNSISKIFHLEFRRIQFTPDLMPADITGTEILEENAEGQRQLKFVKGPIFANVILADEINRTPPKTQAALLEAMQEHQVTAAGAAYALEEPFFVLATQNPIEMEGTYPLPEAQLDRFMLNVVINYLPIEDEVAVVERTTTGTPATIEPLFTGEDVLAFHQVVRTVPVAKELIEYAVKITAASRPGQCGTSDFVNKYVSWGAGTRASQYLILAAKARALLNGRSHVNVEDIRSIAHPVLRHRVLLNYKAEAEGTSVEEVITQIMDSIATPTG
- a CDS encoding NfeD family protein, with protein sequence MDDQTLTFVLMLIGFVLLGVELLLPTGGIVGVLCACSFLGSAIFAYRAWADVNPLYWRIYVVTFLALIPITISGVYYLLNNTNFGNRVLLAAPSTEEVTPYQREIEHLQELIGQRGTALSPLTPGGLVQVNGERLHAIGEGFSIESGVPIEVVSTNGTRVVVRLVAADDQPVSEDQQEAKPVENPDSESSASNQPKPTGGILDPFADAETS
- a CDS encoding thioredoxin family protein, which gives rise to MMYSGNTRAHPALILVAILFGLALPSLRYAFTTPPDDFWFQVRVIENQKPVIVKFGADWCGPCRAMDPELARLRSRYSGKLDVVEIDIEEKPHLAKHYGVSGIPRIFLFKDGRLKKSRTGYASQQELLSWSKSYFE